From Bradyrhizobium sp. NDS-1, the proteins below share one genomic window:
- a CDS encoding tetratricopeptide repeat protein has translation MAREAADGLWSRARALAPGLSRHVRKAGVLAVCLLIGLGAPARAADPVRGEATFSAGGGFARLVIKLGEDIPSEVTTAGSILIIRFDRPVDVPVDRVPEAAPDYVNSARRDPDGGAIRLSLARRVTVNTMNAGERTFVDLLPEGWKGPPPSLPMDVVKELAERARAAERALRAQRAAAEAKKRPQIRVRASVQPTFVRFVFEMPDGVGVSSVLNEQKLTLAFNANLNFDLADAVVAAPPNVASIKQKGDIDQTSVEIALVGDSDVHSFRDEKNYVVDIAFQPDRGKTAATPEAAIMQMKPAGHAPATAPDKPAAEKPKDAHREITPPTSETIAREAKIDVKPEVKSEAPAAMPPAEAPKPAPAIEAAHAPEAPKEPAKEAAKPTPVVEAAPARPVAAEAPKEAAKEPVKEAAKAASQSPVASVDARRDSDGLRVTFPIPVATPAAAFRRGDTVWLVFDTPKPIDVEAIRSRGGAMIGEVGRVPLDKGQAVRIRLTRPLVYSLASEEVGKETNWLLTLADKIQTTPLPLMMSRNITDPALANIAIPFANPGVLHKLTDPDAGDTLYVVTAQRPVRGFIKRQDLVDLSLLESAHGIAVRPNSDEVGVEVGSDKVILGKKGGLTLSPVDISAERAPTAVRPVFSPEGWRKGQSENFVARQNELITAISNVAPALRSLPRLDLAQFYMSRAMYHEAKAVTELMLSDPLNKEESGALIMHAIASILIGRPAQGLKDLANPVIGNSHDSQLWKALAYARQGKWADAREKFKNVEFAIASLPLDIQRIVTMDAMRASLEVKDYAGASKRRSELEVVGVPPDAAPGFAVLRGRLAEALGHDKDALDDYKLAIASADRPAAAEAKQLEVALRQRRDEIGKEDALRELETLSMTWRGDAIEVKTLQMLSRLYAENGRYRDALTAARTATRLQPNAEASRRAQDLASELFTQIFLGPKGDELPPVEALGMFYEFRELTPIGRRGDELIRRLADRLASIDLLDQAAELLQYQVDHRLEGAARAQVAARLSMIYLANRRPDMAITALRASRISDLSGELRQQRLLLEARAQSDVGRHDLALDIVSNVTGREVLRLRSDIFWAARRWRESAEQIELYYGERFRDFKPLNTVEKSDIIRAAVGYALADDSIGLSRFREKYAPLMSESADRLAFDIASKPAAASSAEFAEIAKLAASVDTLDGFLREMKQRFPDATARAPGSPQAKDESDHTGSLPTIPVVRQIKMTR, from the coding sequence ATGGCGCGAGAGGCTGCCGATGGATTGTGGTCGCGAGCCCGCGCTTTGGCGCCGGGGCTGTCGCGTCATGTCCGAAAAGCTGGCGTGCTGGCGGTCTGCCTGCTGATCGGCCTCGGTGCGCCTGCCCGGGCGGCCGATCCTGTCAGGGGCGAGGCGACCTTTTCGGCCGGCGGCGGCTTTGCCCGGCTCGTCATCAAGCTCGGTGAGGATATTCCCTCCGAGGTGACGACTGCGGGCTCCATTCTCATCATCCGCTTCGACCGGCCCGTCGACGTCCCCGTCGACCGGGTTCCGGAAGCCGCGCCCGATTACGTCAACTCCGCGCGCCGCGATCCTGATGGCGGCGCCATCCGCCTGTCGCTGGCGCGGCGCGTCACCGTCAACACCATGAACGCCGGCGAGCGCACCTTCGTCGATCTGTTGCCCGAGGGCTGGAAGGGACCGCCGCCGAGCCTTCCCATGGACGTGGTCAAGGAGCTCGCCGAGCGCGCGCGCGCGGCCGAGCGCGCGCTACGCGCCCAGCGCGCCGCAGCCGAGGCCAAGAAGCGCCCGCAGATCCGCGTGCGCGCCTCGGTGCAGCCGACCTTCGTGCGTTTCGTATTCGAGATGCCCGACGGCGTCGGCGTCTCCTCCGTCCTCAACGAGCAGAAGCTCACGCTCGCCTTCAACGCCAACCTCAATTTCGATCTGGCCGACGCGGTCGTGGCGGCGCCGCCGAACGTCGCCTCGATCAAGCAGAAGGGCGACATCGACCAGACCAGCGTCGAGATCGCGCTGGTCGGCGATTCCGACGTGCACTCCTTCCGCGACGAGAAGAACTACGTCGTCGACATCGCCTTCCAGCCGGACAGGGGCAAGACGGCGGCGACGCCCGAAGCGGCGATCATGCAGATGAAGCCCGCCGGTCACGCGCCGGCGACCGCGCCGGACAAGCCCGCGGCCGAGAAGCCGAAGGACGCCCATCGCGAGATCACCCCGCCCACGTCGGAGACGATCGCGCGCGAAGCCAAAATCGACGTCAAGCCCGAGGTGAAGTCGGAAGCGCCCGCCGCGATGCCGCCCGCCGAAGCGCCGAAACCGGCGCCCGCGATCGAGGCTGCGCACGCTCCGGAAGCGCCCAAGGAACCCGCGAAGGAAGCTGCGAAGCCGACGCCCGTTGTCGAAGCCGCTCCCGCCAGGCCCGTAGCTGCCGAAGCGCCGAAAGAGGCGGCGAAGGAGCCAGTCAAGGAAGCCGCGAAGGCCGCGTCGCAGTCCCCCGTCGCCAGCGTCGATGCGCGCCGCGACAGCGACGGCTTGCGCGTGACGTTCCCGATTCCCGTGGCAACGCCCGCGGCGGCGTTCCGCCGCGGCGACACGGTCTGGCTGGTGTTCGACACGCCGAAGCCGATCGATGTCGAGGCGATCCGCAGCAGGGGCGGCGCGATGATCGGCGAGGTTGGTCGCGTGCCGCTGGACAAGGGGCAGGCGGTGCGTATCCGTCTCACCCGCCCGCTGGTCTACTCGCTGGCGAGCGAAGAGGTCGGCAAGGAGACCAACTGGCTCTTGACGCTGGCCGACAAGATCCAGACGACGCCGCTGCCGCTGATGATGTCGCGCAACATCACCGATCCCGCGCTCGCCAATATCGCGATCCCCTTCGCCAATCCAGGCGTGCTGCACAAGCTCACCGATCCCGACGCCGGCGACACGCTCTATGTCGTCACCGCGCAGCGGCCGGTGCGCGGCTTCATCAAGCGGCAGGATCTCGTCGATCTCTCGCTGCTGGAATCCGCGCACGGCATCGCGGTGCGGCCCAACTCCGACGAGGTCGGCGTCGAGGTGGGCTCCGATAAGGTGATCCTCGGCAAGAAGGGCGGATTGACGCTGTCGCCGGTCGACATCTCGGCCGAACGGGCGCCGACCGCGGTGCGCCCGGTCTTCAGTCCCGAAGGCTGGCGCAAGGGCCAGTCGGAAAACTTCGTGGCGCGCCAGAACGAGCTGATAACGGCGATCTCCAACGTCGCGCCGGCGCTGCGCTCGCTGCCGCGGCTCGATCTTGCGCAGTTCTACATGTCGCGCGCGATGTATCACGAGGCCAAGGCCGTGACCGAGTTGATGTTGAGCGATCCGCTCAACAAGGAGGAGAGCGGCGCGCTGATCATGCATGCGATCGCCAGCATCCTGATCGGCCGGCCGGCGCAGGGCCTGAAGGACCTCGCCAATCCAGTGATCGGCAACAGCCACGACTCCCAGCTCTGGAAGGCGCTCGCCTATGCGCGCCAGGGCAAATGGGCGGACGCGCGCGAGAAGTTCAAGAACGTCGAATTCGCCATCGCCTCGTTGCCGCTCGACATCCAGCGCATCGTGACGATGGACGCGATGCGCGCCTCGCTCGAGGTCAAGGACTATGCCGGCGCCTCCAAGCGCCGCAGCGAGCTCGAGGTGGTCGGCGTCCCGCCCGATGCGGCGCCCGGCTTCGCCGTGCTGCGCGGCCGGCTCGCCGAGGCACTCGGCCACGACAAGGACGCGCTCGACGATTACAAGCTCGCGATCGCATCGGCCGATCGGCCGGCTGCGGCCGAGGCCAAGCAGCTCGAGGTCGCGCTGCGGCAGAGGCGCGACGAGATCGGCAAGGAAGACGCGCTGCGCGAACTCGAAACGCTGTCGATGACCTGGCGCGGCGACGCGATCGAGGTCAAGACGCTGCAGATGCTGTCGCGGCTGTATGCCGAGAACGGACGCTACCGCGACGCGCTCACGGCCGCGCGTACCGCGACGAGGCTCCAGCCGAACGCCGAAGCCTCGCGCCGGGCGCAGGATCTCGCCTCCGAGCTGTTCACGCAGATTTTCCTGGGACCGAAGGGTGACGAGCTGCCGCCGGTCGAGGCGCTCGGGATGTTCTACGAGTTCCGCGAGCTGACGCCGATCGGCCGCCGCGGCGACGAATTGATCCGCCGGCTCGCCGACCGTCTCGCCTCGATCGATCTGCTCGACCAGGCCGCCGAGCTGCTGCAATACCAGGTCGATCACCGCCTCGAAGGCGCCGCGCGCGCCCAGGTCGCGGCGCGCCTTTCCATGATCTATCTCGCCAACCGCAGGCCCGACATGGCGATCACCGCGCTGCGCGCGAGCCGCATCAGCGATCTCTCCGGCGAGCTCAGGCAGCAGCGCCTGCTGCTGGAAGCGCGCGCGCAAAGCGACGTCGGCCGTCACGATCTCGCGCTCGACATCGTCTCCAACGTCACCGGGCGCGAAGTGCTCCGCCTGCGCTCCGACATCTTCTGGGCGGCCCGGCGCTGGCGCGAGTCCGCCGAGCAGATCGAGCTCTATTACGGCGAGCGCTTCCGCGACTTCAAGCCGCTCAACACGGTGGAGAAGAGCGACATCATTCGCGCCGCCGTCGGCTATGCGCTCGCTGACGATTCGATCGGCCTGTCGCGCTTTCGCGAGAAATACGCGCCGCTGATGAGCGAAAGCGCCGACCGTCTCGCCTTCGACATCGCCAGCAAGCCGGCCGCGGCTTCCAGCGCTGAATTCGCCGAGATCGCCAAGCTCGCCGCCAGCGTCGATACGCTCGATGGCTTCCTGCGCGAGATGAAGCAGCGCTTCCCCGACGCCACCGCCCGCGCGCCTGGCTCGCCGCAGGCCAAGGACGAGAGCGACCACACCGGTTCGCTACCGACGATCCCGGTGGTACGGCAGATCAAGATGACGCGGTAG
- the flgB gene encoding flagellar basal body rod protein FlgB, producing MSINDLPVLSALRTKMQWHQERQRVLSENVSNSDTPKFRPRDLVEPKLDKTGAVTGSMGPLALARTTGSHMTPSGAASAFDQNKNVGFETRPAGNAVVLEEEMMKAANNQMDYAAATSLYSKSLHLLKTAIGKA from the coding sequence ATGTCCATCAACGACCTTCCGGTGCTCTCGGCGCTTCGCACCAAGATGCAGTGGCACCAGGAGCGCCAGCGCGTCCTGTCCGAGAACGTCTCCAATTCCGACACGCCCAAATTCCGGCCGCGCGACCTGGTCGAGCCGAAGCTCGACAAGACCGGTGCGGTCACCGGCTCGATGGGCCCCCTGGCGCTCGCCCGCACCACCGGTTCCCACATGACACCATCGGGTGCGGCTTCCGCATTCGACCAGAACAAGAATGTGGGTTTCGAGACCCGTCCCGCGGGCAACGCCGTCGTCCTCGAGGAAGAGATGATGAAGGCCGCCAACAACCAGATGGACTACGCGGCGGCGACCTCGCTCTATTCGAAGAGCCTGCATCTGCTCAAGACCGCGATCGGCAAGGCCTAG
- a CDS encoding MotE family protein, with protein sequence MKSFRNIRVIPVVLVAVAGLATLKVAGLAMNGGYVFDYRPNQAKKSWAEENLNFPTGREDPEIITGSTHGAPKEAPKPAAPETKMEGGTVVKIDEAQPQVSASERAILERLQARRQEIEARQREIDIRESLLKSAEKRIENKVEEMKAVETRISATQAEQKAAEAQRMKGLVTMYEGMKPKDAARVFDRLEMGVLIEIASAIAPRKMSDIMGVMSPEAAEKLTVEMARRANGGGDQSASAGDLPKIDGRPTQKPN encoded by the coding sequence ATGAAGTCCTTTCGTAACATCCGCGTCATCCCGGTCGTGCTGGTTGCCGTTGCGGGCCTCGCCACGCTGAAAGTCGCGGGTCTCGCGATGAATGGCGGCTATGTGTTCGACTACAGGCCGAACCAGGCCAAGAAATCCTGGGCGGAGGAGAATCTGAACTTCCCGACCGGCCGCGAGGACCCGGAGATCATCACCGGCTCCACCCATGGCGCGCCGAAGGAGGCGCCCAAGCCCGCCGCGCCCGAGACCAAGATGGAGGGCGGCACCGTCGTCAAGATCGACGAAGCCCAGCCGCAGGTCTCGGCCTCGGAGCGCGCGATCCTCGAGCGGTTGCAGGCACGCCGCCAGGAGATCGAAGCCCGCCAGCGCGAGATCGACATCCGTGAGAGCCTGCTCAAATCGGCCGAGAAGCGCATCGAGAACAAGGTCGAGGAGATGAAGGCGGTGGAAACCCGCATCTCCGCGACGCAGGCCGAGCAGAAAGCCGCCGAAGCCCAGCGCATGAAGGGCCTTGTCACCATGTACGAGGGCATGAAGCCCAAGGACGCCGCGCGGGTGTTCGACCGGCTGGAGATGGGCGTGCTGATCGAGATCGCCTCGGCCATCGCGCCGCGAAAGATGTCGGACATCATGGGCGTGATGTCGCCGGAGGCGGCCGAGAAGCTGACGGTCGAGATGGCCCGCCGGGCCAATGGCGGCGGAGATCAATCGGCCTCGGCGGGAGATCTGCCCAAGATCGACGGCAGGCCGACGCAAAAGCCGAATTGA
- the fliP gene encoding flagellar type III secretion system pore protein FliP (The bacterial flagellar biogenesis protein FliP forms a type III secretion system (T3SS)-type pore required for flagellar assembly.) produces MRLPSLPRRVLFLSVLFGAASLAGLAHAQDISINLGGGAGGGGVTERAIQLIALLTVLSIAPSILIMMTSFTRIVVVLSLLRTALGTATAPPNSVIIALAMFLTFFVMGPVLQKSYDDGIRPLVANQIGVEDALQRASVPLRGFMQKNVREKDLKLFLDLSGEPPPATPDDLALRILVPAFMISELKRAFEIGFLLFLPFLIIDLVVASVLMSMGMMMLPPATISLPFKLIFFVLVDGWSLVAGSLVQSYGG; encoded by the coding sequence GTGAGGCTGCCGTCCCTCCCGCGTAGAGTTCTTTTCCTTTCTGTCCTGTTCGGTGCGGCCTCGCTCGCGGGCCTTGCGCATGCGCAGGACATCAGCATCAATCTCGGCGGCGGCGCCGGCGGTGGCGGCGTCACCGAGCGGGCGATCCAGCTCATCGCGCTGCTCACCGTGCTGTCGATCGCGCCGTCGATCCTGATCATGATGACGTCGTTCACGCGCATCGTGGTCGTGCTGTCGCTGCTGCGCACCGCGTTGGGCACGGCGACCGCGCCGCCCAACTCGGTGATCATCGCGCTCGCGATGTTCCTCACCTTCTTCGTGATGGGGCCGGTGCTGCAGAAATCCTACGACGACGGCATCCGCCCGCTCGTCGCCAACCAGATCGGCGTCGAGGATGCGCTTCAGCGCGCCTCGGTGCCCTTGCGCGGCTTCATGCAGAAGAACGTGCGCGAGAAGGACCTCAAGCTGTTCCTGGACCTCTCGGGCGAGCCGCCACCCGCCACGCCCGACGATCTCGCCCTTCGCATCCTCGTCCCCGCCTTCATGATCTCCGAGCTGAAACGCGCCTTCGAGATCGGCTTCCTGTTGTTCCTGCCCTTCCTGATCATCGACCTCGTCGTCGCCTCGGTGCTGATGTCGATGGGCATGATGATGCTGCCCCCCGCAACGATCTCACTGCCCTTCAAGCTGATCTTCTTCGTCCTGGTCGACGGCTGGTCGCTGGTGGCGGGGAGTTTGGTGCAAAGTTATGGGGGATGA
- the flgF gene encoding flagellar basal-body rod protein FlgF, with product MQNALLIGLSRQMTLERQMDVIANNVANANTNGFKADHSLFEEYLNSNAREDNFIGADRRVSYVHDRGTFRDIGQGPMEATNNPLDLAIDGNAYFAVQAAGGERYTRDGKFSLNSTGQLVTSDGALVLGTGGPITFQPTDHDINIAPDGTVTVLEGTARTDSIRGKIRMASFDDPAKLTKLGANLYDVGSAVPQADTKSVVRQGYIEKSNVSAVGEMTRMMEVMRSYSSVANLLQQQSDLHKSAIERLADVPA from the coding sequence ATGCAGAACGCGCTTCTGATCGGCTTGTCACGGCAGATGACGTTGGAGCGGCAGATGGATGTCATCGCCAACAACGTCGCCAATGCCAACACCAACGGCTTCAAGGCCGACCATTCGCTGTTCGAGGAGTACCTCAACTCGAACGCCCGCGAGGACAATTTCATCGGCGCCGACCGCCGTGTCTCCTATGTGCATGACCGCGGCACCTTCCGCGACATCGGCCAGGGGCCGATGGAGGCGACCAACAACCCGCTCGACCTGGCGATCGACGGCAACGCCTATTTCGCGGTGCAGGCCGCCGGCGGCGAGCGCTACACCCGCGACGGCAAATTCTCGCTCAACAGCACCGGCCAGCTCGTCACCTCAGACGGCGCTCTCGTGCTCGGCACCGGCGGCCCGATCACCTTCCAGCCGACCGACCACGACATCAATATCGCGCCCGACGGCACCGTCACGGTGCTCGAGGGCACGGCGAGGACCGACTCGATCCGCGGCAAGATCCGCATGGCCTCCTTCGACGATCCGGCCAAGCTGACCAAGCTCGGCGCCAATCTCTATGACGTGGGCTCTGCCGTCCCGCAGGCCGACACCAAATCCGTGGTGCGCCAGGGCTACATCGAGAAGTCGAACGTGAGCGCCGTCGGCGAGATGACCCGCATGATGGAAGTCATGCGCAGCTACAGCTCCGTCGCCAACCTGCTCCAGCAGCAGAGCGACCTCCACAAATCGGCGATCGAGAGACTCGCCGACGTTCCGGCCTGA
- a CDS encoding DUF6468 domain-containing protein: MNHSLGMAIETLVAILLMLTIVYCVMLNKRLTRLKADEHSLKAVIGELITATEIAERAIGGLKLAVRDVNENLGSQLAAATQMSDQLYKQLGEADNVVRRLSKIAIAARPMTSPETVAAPAAKPSTAKAVAAAAEAFSERRRSNGLAA; the protein is encoded by the coding sequence ATGAACCACTCCCTGGGAATGGCGATCGAGACGCTGGTGGCTATCCTGCTGATGCTGACGATCGTCTACTGCGTCATGCTCAACAAGCGGCTGACGCGGCTGAAGGCGGACGAGCATTCGCTGAAGGCGGTGATCGGCGAACTGATCACCGCGACCGAGATCGCCGAGCGCGCGATCGGCGGGCTGAAGCTCGCCGTGCGCGACGTCAACGAGAATCTCGGCAGCCAGCTCGCCGCGGCGACGCAGATGTCGGACCAGCTCTACAAGCAGCTCGGCGAGGCCGACAACGTGGTGCGGCGGCTGTCCAAGATCGCGATCGCCGCGCGCCCGATGACGAGTCCGGAAACGGTCGCCGCGCCCGCGGCCAAGCCATCGACGGCGAAGGCGGTTGCGGCGGCAGCCGAAGCCTTCTCCGAGCGCCGACGATCCAACGGGCTTGCCGCATGA
- the fliM gene encoding flagellar motor switch protein FliM: MAGNEQMDQDAIAAQWEASLDSEDPAEAAKAAAENELSETMALQWAAMVEDGSRDLGSGKNSGERVLSQEEIDNLLGFTVGDVTLDDHSGIRAIIDSAMVSYERLPMLEIVFDRLVRLMTTSLRNFTSDNVEVSLDRITSVRFGDYMNSIPLPAVLTVFKAEEWENFGMATVDSNLIYSMIDVLLGGRRGTSQLRIEGRPYTTIETELVKRLVEVVLADAEQAFRPLSPVTFSIDRLETNPRFAAISRPANAAILVRLRIDMEDRGGNIELLLPYATIEPIRGVLLQMFMGEKFGRDPVWEGHFATEIVQAEIAVDAVLYEADIPLKQLMRLKVGDTLPLDMRADANVTVRCGDVTLTEGRMGRVGDRVAIRVTKPLRKPSTTLAMFEKVDEQNKMMEAP, encoded by the coding sequence ATGGCCGGCAACGAGCAAATGGACCAGGATGCGATTGCCGCCCAATGGGAGGCGTCGCTCGATTCGGAGGATCCCGCGGAGGCCGCGAAGGCTGCCGCCGAGAACGAATTGTCGGAGACCATGGCCCTGCAATGGGCGGCCATGGTCGAGGACGGCAGCCGCGATCTCGGAAGCGGCAAGAACTCCGGCGAGCGGGTGCTGTCGCAGGAGGAGATCGACAACCTCCTCGGCTTCACCGTCGGCGACGTCACGCTCGACGACCATTCCGGCATTCGCGCCATCATCGATTCGGCGATGGTCTCCTACGAGCGTCTGCCGATGCTCGAAATCGTCTTCGACCGCCTGGTGCGGCTGATGACGACAAGCTTGCGCAATTTCACCTCCGACAACGTCGAAGTCTCGCTCGACCGCATCACCTCGGTGCGTTTCGGCGACTACATGAACTCGATCCCGCTGCCCGCCGTCCTCACCGTCTTCAAGGCCGAGGAGTGGGAAAACTTCGGGATGGCGACGGTCGATTCCAACCTGATCTATTCGATGATCGACGTGCTGCTCGGCGGCCGCCGCGGCACCAGCCAGCTCCGTATCGAGGGCCGGCCCTACACCACGATCGAGACCGAGCTGGTCAAGCGGCTGGTCGAGGTGGTGCTGGCCGACGCCGAGCAAGCGTTCCGGCCGCTGTCGCCGGTGACCTTCTCGATCGACCGGCTCGAGACCAATCCGCGTTTCGCCGCGATCAGCCGTCCCGCCAATGCCGCAATCCTGGTGCGCCTGCGCATCGACATGGAAGACCGCGGCGGCAACATCGAGCTGCTGCTGCCTTATGCGACCATCGAGCCGATCCGGGGCGTCCTGCTCCAGATGTTCATGGGCGAAAAGTTCGGCCGCGACCCGGTCTGGGAAGGCCATTTCGCCACCGAGATCGTGCAGGCCGAGATCGCCGTCGATGCCGTGCTCTACGAGGCGGACATCCCGCTCAAGCAGCTGATGCGGCTCAAGGTGGGCGACACGCTGCCGCTGGACATGCGCGCGGACGCCAACGTCACCGTGCGCTGCGGCGACGTCACGCTGACCGAGGGGCGGATGGGCCGGGTCGGCGACCGCGTCGCGATCCGTGTGACGAAACCCTTGCGCAAGCCCAGTACGACACTTGCGATGTTCGAGAAGGTGGACGAGCAGAACAAGATGATGGAGGCCCCATGA
- the flgG gene encoding flagellar basal-body rod protein FlgG, protein MQALHTAATGMAAQELNVQVISNNIANLRTTGFKKQTAAFQDLIYEHVRRVGAQASDQGTILPVGVDIGGGVKTVGTPRSMTQGTLSQTGNDLDLAVSGDGFFKILMPDGTYQYTRDGTFQMDNQGRVVTAQGNPVQPTITVPNNASGLSVNEQGQVSVTLPGSSTSTILGQIGLTRFINKAGLQPVGSNQFTETPSSGPPQDGTATAEGYGKISQGSLEQANVDVVSEMSDLIAAQRAYEMNAKVISAADQMMQSTTALFR, encoded by the coding sequence ATGCAGGCGCTTCACACCGCAGCGACCGGAATGGCGGCACAGGAACTCAACGTTCAGGTGATCTCCAACAACATCGCCAATTTGCGCACCACCGGCTTCAAGAAGCAGACCGCGGCGTTCCAGGACCTGATCTACGAGCACGTGCGCCGCGTCGGCGCGCAGGCCTCGGACCAGGGCACCATCCTGCCCGTCGGCGTCGACATCGGCGGCGGCGTCAAGACCGTCGGCACGCCGCGCAGCATGACGCAGGGCACGCTGTCGCAGACCGGCAACGATCTCGACCTCGCGGTCTCCGGCGACGGCTTCTTCAAGATCCTGATGCCCGACGGCACGTATCAGTACACCCGCGACGGCACCTTCCAGATGGACAATCAGGGCCGCGTCGTCACCGCGCAGGGCAATCCGGTGCAGCCGACCATCACGGTCCCGAACAACGCATCGGGCCTTTCCGTCAACGAGCAGGGCCAGGTCTCGGTGACGCTGCCGGGCTCGTCGACCTCGACCATCCTCGGCCAGATCGGCCTGACCCGCTTCATCAACAAGGCGGGCCTGCAGCCCGTCGGCAGCAATCAGTTCACCGAGACGCCATCCTCCGGTCCGCCGCAGGACGGCACGGCCACCGCCGAAGGCTACGGCAAGATCTCGCAAGGCAGCCTCGAGCAGGCCAATGTCGACGTGGTCTCGGAGATGAGCGACCTGATCGCCGCCCAGCGCGCCTACGAGATGAACGCCAAGGTGATCAGCGCCGCCGACCAGATGATGCAATCGACCACGGCGCTGTTCCGCTGA
- the fliL gene encoding flagellar basal body-associated protein FliL gives MAENEAEGGAATEGAEAAPKNKLKLIIMAVGVLAILGGGAATWFFFFRHGDKEHHAEAAPPPKPPSFVDVPDIMVNLAGAPGERVQYLRLKIVLELKEEKQVEAIKPTMPRVTDIFQTYVRELRPSDLNGSAGVFRLKEELTKRVNAAVAPVQVSAVLFKEVVIQ, from the coding sequence ATGGCAGAGAATGAAGCGGAAGGCGGCGCGGCCACCGAGGGCGCGGAAGCCGCTCCGAAGAACAAGCTGAAGCTCATCATCATGGCCGTCGGCGTGCTCGCCATCCTCGGCGGCGGTGCTGCGACCTGGTTCTTCTTCTTCCGTCACGGCGACAAGGAGCATCATGCCGAGGCCGCGCCTCCGCCGAAGCCGCCGTCCTTCGTCGACGTCCCCGACATCATGGTCAACCTCGCCGGCGCGCCGGGCGAGCGCGTGCAATATCTGCGGCTGAAGATCGTGCTGGAGCTGAAGGAAGAGAAGCAGGTCGAGGCGATCAAGCCGACGATGCCGCGCGTCACCGACATCTTCCAGACCTATGTGCGCGAGCTTCGCCCCTCCGACCTCAACGGGTCCGCCGGCGTCTTCCGCCTCAAGGAGGAGCTGACCAAGCGCGTCAACGCGGCGGTCGCCCCGGTCCAGGTCAGCGCGGTGCTGTTCAAGGAAGTCGTGATCCAGTGA
- a CDS encoding flagellar biosynthetic protein FliO, producing the protein MQGSPITFIVAFIVVLALIGVAAWLVRRFASSRLGANTQRGRMPRLAVIDAAAVDGRRRLVLVRRDNVEHLLMIGGPTDIVVEPNIVRAAHGRDQIPQRPNAAEPPRLAPMPDSGGWADEAPRPELLDHPEPQMPEPPPRPARPSFAEEMRRPAPALAERRSEPPMGGFPPEPIPPRPEREPRPEPLPPRAPRSEPPLMPRPPRQSEPMKMPPARAERAPAPPPPPVPQAPPVPAPAASPSNAEQNLAEMAQRLEAALRRPAGETVAPPVAPEPPAAPPRAARSEPAAPPAPPPKPVAEKTSFENLEDEMASLLGRPKPSS; encoded by the coding sequence ATGCAAGGCAGCCCTATCACCTTCATCGTCGCGTTCATCGTCGTTCTGGCGTTGATCGGTGTCGCTGCTTGGCTGGTTCGCCGATTCGCCAGCAGCCGGCTCGGCGCCAACACCCAGCGCGGCAGGATGCCCCGGCTCGCCGTGATCGACGCCGCCGCGGTCGACGGCCGGCGCCGCCTGGTGCTGGTCCGGCGTGACAATGTCGAGCACCTTCTGATGATCGGCGGCCCCACCGACATCGTCGTCGAGCCCAACATCGTTCGCGCCGCCCATGGCCGCGACCAGATCCCCCAGCGTCCCAATGCCGCCGAACCGCCGCGCCTTGCCCCCATGCCCGATTCCGGTGGCTGGGCCGACGAAGCGCCGCGGCCCGAACTGCTCGATCATCCCGAGCCGCAAATGCCCGAGCCGCCGCCGCGGCCCGCGCGCCCGTCCTTCGCCGAGGAGATGCGCCGGCCCGCCCCCGCGCTGGCCGAGCGCCGCAGCGAACCGCCGATGGGCGGCTTTCCGCCCGAGCCGATCCCGCCCCGCCCCGAACGCGAACCGCGGCCCGAGCCGCTGCCGCCGCGCGCCCCGCGCAGCGAGCCGCCCCTGATGCCGCGTCCGCCGCGCCAGAGCGAGCCGATGAAGATGCCGCCCGCGCGTGCCGAGCGCGCCCCTGCGCCGCCGCCTCCGCCCGTGCCTCAGGCGCCGCCCGTACCGGCGCCGGCCGCGAGCCCGTCGAACGCCGAGCAGAACCTCGCCGAAATGGCCCAGCGGCTCGAGGCCGCGCTGCGCCGCCCCGCCGGCGAAACGGTCGCGCCTCCCGTCGCGCCGGAGCCGCCGGCCGCTCCCCCGCGGGCGGCACGCAGCGAGCCGGCGGCGCCACCGGCTCCGCCTCCGAAGCCGGTGGCGGAAAAGACCAGCTTTGAAAATCTCGAAGACGAGATGGCCTCGCTGCTCGGCCGTCCGAAGCCTTCTTCGTGA